In Vicingus serpentipes, the following are encoded in one genomic region:
- a CDS encoding UbiX family flavin prenyltransferase, producing the protein MSKRKIIIAVTGASGSIYAKLLLDFFTLQQDKNNIEVGVVMSDNAKTVWEHELGNQDYKNYSFTFYDKNNFYAPFASGSAKYDTMVVVPCSMGTLGRIANGISNDLLSRAADVILKERRKLILVARETPYNLIHIKNMKTVTEAGGIICPATPSFYSQPKTIEEVAQTVVSRIIDLIGLENETYRWGN; encoded by the coding sequence ATGAGTAAAAGAAAAATAATCATTGCAGTAACTGGTGCTTCTGGAAGTATTTATGCAAAACTTTTACTCGACTTTTTCACACTCCAACAAGATAAAAATAACATTGAAGTCGGAGTTGTGATGAGTGATAATGCAAAAACAGTTTGGGAACATGAATTAGGAAACCAGGATTACAAAAACTACTCTTTTACATTTTACGATAAAAATAATTTTTACGCCCCTTTTGCTTCTGGCTCTGCAAAATATGACACTATGGTTGTTGTTCCATGCTCTATGGGTACTTTAGGACGAATTGCTAATGGTATTTCTAATGACTTATTATCTAGAGCCGCTGATGTGATTTTAAAAGAAAGAAGAAAATTAATTTTAGTTGCTAGAGAAACTCCTTATAATTTAATTCATATTAAAAACATGAAAACTGTTACTGAAGCTGGCGGAATAATTTGCCCCGCAACGCCTTCTTTTTATAGTCAACCAAAAACTATAGAAGAAGTTGCTCAAACAGTTGTTAGCAGAATTATTGATTTAATTGGATTAGAAAACGAGACTTATCGCTGGGGAAATTAA
- the queG gene encoding tRNA epoxyqueuosine(34) reductase QueG, with translation MIKSTEYTQQIKTEATRLGFSFCGIAKAEYLEEESPRLEKWLSQNMHGKMQYMENYFEKRLDPTKLVEGSKSVVTLMYNYFPEKEQRDDSFNISKYAYGQDYHAIIKKKLKEFVSFIHEEVGEVNAQIYVDSAPVLERAWAKKSGLGWIGKNAMLIHPKNGSFFFLAEVILDLELEYDNPIKDYCGTCTACIDACPTEAILPGKVVDGSKCISYFTIELKDEIIPNEVKGKFNDWMFGCDICQDVCPWNRFSKPHNEKLFNPHPKLLEYSKNEWMDLTEEIYQEIFKKSAVKRTKFKGIKRNIDFLNKN, from the coding sequence TTGATAAAAAGTACTGAATACACCCAACAAATTAAAACCGAAGCAACTCGCTTGGGTTTTTCTTTTTGTGGAATTGCTAAAGCTGAATATTTAGAGGAAGAATCTCCTCGATTAGAAAAATGGTTAAGCCAAAATATGCATGGTAAAATGCAATACATGGAAAACTATTTTGAAAAACGTTTAGATCCTACAAAATTGGTTGAAGGTTCAAAGTCAGTTGTCACATTGATGTATAATTATTTCCCAGAAAAGGAGCAACGAGATGATAGTTTTAATATTTCTAAATATGCTTATGGGCAAGATTATCATGCCATAATAAAAAAGAAATTAAAAGAGTTTGTGAGTTTTATTCATGAAGAAGTTGGTGAAGTTAATGCTCAAATATATGTCGATTCAGCTCCTGTTCTAGAAAGGGCATGGGCTAAAAAAAGTGGATTGGGTTGGATAGGTAAAAATGCAATGCTAATTCATCCTAAAAATGGATCTTTCTTTTTTTTAGCAGAAGTAATTTTGGATTTAGAATTAGAATATGATAATCCAATTAAAGATTATTGTGGAACCTGCACAGCATGTATAGATGCTTGCCCAACAGAAGCAATTTTACCTGGAAAAGTAGTTGATGGAAGTAAATGTATATCTTATTTCACCATTGAGCTTAAAGACGAAATTATACCAAACGAAGTAAAAGGGAAATTTAACGACTGGATGTTTGGATGTGATATCTGTCAAGATGTATGCCCTTGGAATAGATTTTCTAAACCACATAATGAGAAATTATTTAATCCACATCCTAAACTATTGGAGTATTCAAAAAATGAATGGATGGATTTAACAGAAGAGATTTATCAAGAAATTTTCAAGAAGTCAGCAGTTAAACGAACTAAGTTTAAAGGAATAAAAAGGAATATTGACTTTTTAAATAAAAATTAA
- a CDS encoding NADP-dependent malic enzyme — protein MGKTRKEIDALEYHAQGKPGKIEVVPTKPYSTQRDLSLAYSPGVATPCLEIEKNPEDAYKYTAKGNLVAVISNGTAVLGLGNIGALASKPVMEGKGLLFKIFADIDVFDIEVDANDINSFVNTVKAISPTFGGINLEDIKAPECFEIEERLKKELKIPVMHDDQHGTAIISSAAMINAVELAEKKIDEIKLVVSGAGASAMSCSKLYVSLGVKKENIVMVDSSGVIRADRKDLSSSKKEFATKRDLNTLEEALNGADMFLGLSRGGLLTKKMVKTMASNPIVFALANPDPEIAYKDAIASRKDIIIATGRSDHPNQVNNVLGFPYIFRGALDVRATCINEEMKLAAVKAIAQLAKETVPEVVNEAYDEKNIIFGRDFIIPKPLDPRLLTTIAPAVAKAAIDSGVAQSPISDWEDYKEELSKRLGLDNKLLKNITERAKRNPKKVVFAEADNYKTLKAAQIVNDEGIAKPILLGKIKKINEIAEEFHLDIEGLTIIDPRSSKEQARKDKYAKLLFEKRKRRGVTLMEARDMVRSRNYFGSAMVEMGDADALISGLTRNYRNTIRPALQVIGTDDDVSKIAGMYILFTKHGPFFFADTTVNVNPTARDIVDITLLASKIIQRFKVTPRIALLSYSNFGSSEEEDAIKMREAAKILHSEHPDLVVDGEIQANFALNKDLRDEIFPFSELARKNTNTLIFPNLSSGNIAYKLMQEMAGFESIGPILLGMKKPVHILQLGSSVREIVNMVTIAVADVQTRK, from the coding sequence ATGGGAAAAACAAGGAAAGAAATAGATGCTTTAGAGTATCATGCGCAAGGTAAACCAGGTAAGATTGAGGTGGTTCCAACAAAGCCATATAGTACTCAAAGAGATTTGTCTTTGGCTTATTCTCCTGGTGTAGCAACACCTTGTCTTGAAATTGAAAAGAACCCTGAAGATGCTTATAAATATACTGCAAAAGGAAATCTAGTCGCAGTAATATCTAATGGTACTGCTGTTCTTGGGTTAGGTAATATTGGTGCATTAGCATCAAAACCAGTTATGGAAGGTAAAGGGTTGTTATTTAAGATATTTGCCGATATTGATGTTTTTGATATTGAAGTTGATGCTAATGATATCAATTCATTTGTAAATACGGTTAAAGCAATTTCTCCAACTTTTGGGGGAATCAACCTAGAGGATATTAAAGCACCTGAATGTTTTGAAATAGAAGAACGCTTAAAAAAGGAATTAAAAATTCCTGTAATGCATGATGATCAGCATGGTACAGCAATTATATCATCTGCAGCTATGATTAACGCCGTAGAACTTGCCGAGAAAAAGATCGATGAAATAAAACTTGTAGTTAGTGGAGCAGGAGCGTCTGCTATGTCATGTTCAAAATTATATGTTTCATTAGGTGTAAAAAAAGAAAACATCGTAATGGTTGATAGCAGTGGGGTTATTAGAGCAGATAGAAAAGACCTTTCATCTTCAAAAAAAGAATTTGCAACTAAAAGAGATTTAAATACACTTGAGGAAGCTTTGAATGGAGCAGATATGTTTCTTGGATTATCAAGAGGAGGATTGTTAACTAAAAAAATGGTTAAAACAATGGCAAGTAATCCTATTGTTTTTGCTTTAGCAAATCCAGACCCAGAAATTGCTTATAAGGATGCAATAGCTTCAAGAAAAGATATAATTATAGCAACAGGTCGTTCAGATCATCCTAATCAAGTAAATAATGTTTTAGGATTTCCCTATATTTTTAGAGGTGCATTAGATGTAAGAGCTACTTGTATAAATGAAGAAATGAAGTTGGCAGCAGTTAAAGCTATTGCTCAACTAGCGAAAGAAACTGTTCCTGAAGTGGTAAATGAAGCTTACGATGAAAAAAATATAATTTTCGGAAGAGATTTTATAATACCGAAACCACTAGACCCAAGACTTTTAACCACAATAGCACCAGCAGTGGCAAAAGCAGCAATTGATTCAGGTGTTGCTCAAAGTCCTATTTCTGACTGGGAAGATTATAAAGAAGAATTATCTAAACGATTAGGATTAGATAATAAATTGCTTAAAAACATAACTGAAAGAGCAAAAAGAAACCCTAAGAAGGTTGTGTTTGCAGAAGCGGATAATTATAAAACATTAAAAGCTGCTCAAATTGTTAATGATGAAGGAATTGCCAAACCAATTCTTTTAGGTAAAATCAAAAAAATAAATGAGATTGCAGAAGAATTTCATTTAGACATAGAAGGATTAACTATAATTGACCCTAGAAGCTCTAAAGAACAAGCAAGAAAAGATAAGTATGCTAAGCTTTTATTTGAGAAGAGAAAAAGAAGAGGTGTAACCTTAATGGAAGCCAGAGATATGGTTAGAAGCAGAAACTACTTTGGTTCAGCTATGGTTGAGATGGGAGATGCTGATGCTTTAATTTCAGGGTTAACACGTAATTATAGAAATACAATTAGACCAGCGTTACAAGTTATTGGTACTGATGACGATGTAAGTAAAATCGCAGGTATGTATATTTTATTTACAAAGCATGGGCCTTTCTTTTTTGCCGATACTACTGTAAACGTGAATCCTACTGCAAGAGATATTGTTGATATTACTTTATTAGCATCTAAAATTATACAGCGATTTAAAGTAACTCCAAGAATTGCTTTACTTTCATATTCTAATTTTGGATCTTCTGAAGAAGAAGATGCGATTAAAATGCGTGAAGCTGCCAAAATATTACATTCAGAGCATCCTGATTTAGTAGTTGATGGCGAAATACAAGCAAATTTTGCTTTAAATAAAGATTTAAGAGATGAAATTTTTCCATTTTCTGAATTAGCTCGAAAAAATACAAACACATTAATATTCCCTAATTTATCATCTGGAAATATAGCCTATAAATTAATGCAAGAAATGGCTGGATTTGAGTCTATTGGACCAATTTTATTGGGTATGAAAAAGCCAGTTCATATTCTTCAGCTAGGAAGTTCGGTAAGGGAAATAGTAAATATGGTGACAATAGCTGTCGCAGACGTACAAACAAGAAAATAA
- a CDS encoding porin family protein: MKFLLSFLFILIFPIFINAQVFNAGVMLGISGSQVEGDGYGGYNKLGFIAGGFANTEFSDKVSTQLEIYYINKGSQKNPRPDKGDVEAFNLNINYIEIPISFRYHYKKFIFEGGLYASKFLSYSMSDQFGERDTGNYPFKSFDFGGFFGINYKINDNFIFNLRSKNSLIPIRDFNNFDQQIGILNKLFNRGWYSLDLNFSVRYQFNKSK; encoded by the coding sequence ATGAAATTCTTACTCTCTTTTCTATTTATTTTAATATTTCCCATTTTTATTAATGCGCAAGTATTTAATGCTGGTGTTATGCTTGGAATAAGTGGATCGCAAGTTGAGGGAGATGGATATGGAGGTTATAATAAACTTGGTTTTATTGCAGGAGGCTTTGCAAATACAGAGTTTTCTGATAAAGTTTCAACTCAACTAGAGATATACTACATTAATAAGGGCAGTCAAAAAAATCCAAGACCAGACAAAGGAGATGTTGAAGCTTTTAACTTAAATATTAATTATATCGAAATCCCTATAAGTTTTCGTTATCATTATAAAAAATTCATTTTTGAAGGAGGTTTATATGCTAGTAAATTTTTAAGCTATTCAATGAGTGACCAGTTTGGAGAAAGAGACACTGGCAACTACCCTTTTAAATCGTTTGATTTTGGTGGATTCTTTGGTATAAACTATAAAATAAACGATAATTTTATTTTTAATTTACGTTCTAAAAATTCACTTATTCCTATTCGTGACTTTAATAATTTCGACCAACAGATTGGAATTTTAAACAAGCTTTTTAATAGAGGCTGGTATAGTTTAGATTTAAATTTTTCAGTAAGGTATCAATTCAATAAAAGCAAGTAA
- the ruvA gene encoding Holliday junction branch migration protein RuvA — translation MIAQIKGRLVEKTPTYVVIDCNGVGYQLNISLNTFSKIGDNESCLLFTHFVVREDAQLLYGFKEKSERELFRLLISVSGVGSSTAMMILSSLSPDETKNAIMTSDVNTLKGVKGIGAKSAERIIVDLKDKIGKVENSDNLSIFSNNTIKDEALSALVMLGFSKGPAEKALTKIVSQTSDITVEELIKRTLKNL, via the coding sequence ATGATTGCACAAATAAAAGGTAGATTGGTAGAAAAGACACCAACTTATGTTGTTATAGATTGTAATGGTGTTGGTTATCAGTTAAATATATCTTTAAATACATTTTCTAAAATTGGTGATAATGAGTCTTGCTTACTTTTTACCCACTTTGTGGTTAGAGAGGATGCTCAACTTCTTTATGGATTTAAAGAAAAAAGTGAAAGAGAGTTATTTCGGTTATTGATCTCGGTTTCTGGAGTAGGATCTAGTACTGCTATGATGATTTTATCCTCATTATCTCCAGATGAAACTAAGAATGCAATAATGACTTCTGATGTAAATACACTAAAAGGAGTAAAGGGCATAGGTGCAAAATCAGCCGAAAGAATTATTGTTGATTTAAAAGATAAAATAGGTAAGGTTGAAAATTCCGATAATTTATCTATCTTCTCAAACAATACTATTAAAGATGAAGCGTTAAGTGCACTTGTAATGTTAGGATTTTCAAAAGGACCAGCAGAAAAAGCACTTACGAAAATAGTTTCACAAACATCAGACATTACAGTTGAAGAGCTTATTAAAAGAACATTAAAAAATCTTTAG
- a CDS encoding SIR2 family NAD-dependent protein deacylase, whose protein sequence is MNDHKCFCQYFYIFMDNYLNFLMKNIVVFSGAGISAESGLKTFRDTDGLWENHNIEDVATPEAWAKNPKLVLEFYNARRKQVLEAEPNEAHIAIPKLEKKFNVTVITQNIDNLHERAGSKNVIHLHGEILKSRSVLTGKTYHIKSTELNIGDYCEKKSQLRPHIVWFGEEVPKMTEAQAICKKAEILIIVGTSLSVYPAANLIDFTSKNCTIYLIDPKEVYTSKKDNIIIIKDLASKGLPPLVEKLLLQK, encoded by the coding sequence ATGAATGACCATAAGTGTTTTTGCCAATATTTTTATATATTTATGGATAATTATTTGAATTTTTTAATGAAAAATATAGTTGTTTTTTCTGGTGCAGGAATTAGTGCTGAAAGTGGCTTAAAAACTTTCAGAGATACTGATGGATTATGGGAGAATCACAATATTGAAGATGTTGCTACTCCTGAAGCATGGGCTAAAAATCCGAAGTTAGTTTTGGAGTTTTATAACGCAAGGAGAAAACAAGTTTTGGAAGCAGAACCGAATGAAGCTCATATAGCAATACCTAAATTAGAAAAGAAATTCAACGTAACTGTTATCACACAAAATATTGACAATTTACATGAGCGAGCTGGCTCAAAAAATGTCATCCATCTTCATGGTGAAATTTTAAAGTCACGAAGTGTATTAACTGGGAAAACTTACCATATAAAATCAACTGAATTAAATATTGGAGATTACTGTGAGAAAAAATCACAATTACGCCCTCATATTGTATGGTTTGGAGAAGAAGTTCCTAAAATGACAGAAGCTCAAGCTATCTGTAAAAAAGCAGAGATATTAATCATTGTCGGAACATCTTTATCCGTTTATCCGGCAGCAAATCTTATTGATTTTACATCTAAAAATTGTACTATTTACTTAATTGACCCAAAAGAAGTTTACACTTCAAAAAAAGATAACATAATCATTATCAAAGATCTTGCAAGCAAAGGATTACCGCCTTTAGTAGAAAAATTGCTTTTACAAAAGTAA